TCAAAATAACGTTGTGCCCACCGGCGGCAGATATTTCAAGGGCGCGTTTGATGTTTTGCTGCCCTTTTACTTCCGAAAAATCCAAAGGGCTGTTTTTGAGATTTTCGTAAAACTCACGGCGCGTATCTACTACGGTGGGTTCTATTTTCAGTGTGCCGTTGAAAAACGCTATCACATCTTGCAGATGCGTCATTCCATACACCTCCAAATCGTTCACGATAGCCGCTTCGCGGGCATTTTGTTGAGGTAAAATCAAGCCTTTAAACCCTTCTTTTCGCGCTTGAATTGCAATAGGCAAAGCTCCTTTGACAGGTTGCAAGGTGCCATCTAAAGACAACTCGCCCATAATGATGTATTTATCTACCGCTTCGCTTTTTATTTGCGCTGATGCCGCCAAAATGCCGCAAGCAATGGTGAGGTCGTGGGATGCACCTTCTTTGCGAATATCCGCCGGAGCCATATTTACCACGATTTTCATACGCGGTATGTTGTAGCCCGAATTTTTGAGGGCGGTTTCTATTCGCTGATAGCTTTCTTTTACGGCATTGTCGGGTAAACCCACCAAAAAATATCCGGTTCCTGCGCTGATGTTCACTTCTACAGTGATAGTGGTAGCGTTAACACCAAAAACTGCGCTGCCGTGTACTTTTATTAATGCCATAAATGTTTTTAATTTTTAATAAAAACTGTAGTTGCCGTTTTCGTCAATATGCACAAAAGGGGGGCGGCGTTTGTAGATAAAATAGGAGTAGGCTTCTTCCAAAACGTGCCAAAAACGGTGCAACTCTTCGTCTTGTTTGTCGTGCTCGTATAGGAAGGGTGTGGTGATATCAAATTTGTAGGGAAAAATATGTACCGGTATATAGGTTTGACCATTTTCGCGGGCTTTGGCGCAGAGCCAATATATTTCTTTGATTTTTTCGTTGGTCATTGCCAAGCAGCCGATACTGAAACAATCGCCGTGAATGTAGATGTCGCCGCCTAAATTGCCGCTTTTGCTGCGCTGGCGGTCGGAGGTATTGGGATAATTGATGCCGAGCGAAAGATAAAAATTGCTGTTGGGATTAAATTCGTTGATGTAATAAAATCCTTCGGGTACTTGCTCGTCGCCGCGCTTGCTCTTGGGTCCCAATTTGCCGGAAGATTTGCAGATGGAGTAATCGCAGAATTTGTAGTAGTCCTGATTGTGTTCGTATTGTACCCACACTTCCAGAATAAGCTCTTCTTTGAATGCACGCAAATACACATTTTTGGGTCCTTGGTCGTAGTTCCAGCCGCGCCGTTCAAATTCTTCGCGCAGCCATTCATCTTTTTCTTTCTTGGCTGTCGCCACTCGCCCATGGTTCAGTTGCGATGCCAAAAAACCGGGCTGTGCTGCCAATACTGTACTCCACAACACTATACCCAAAAAAAACATTCTTTTTATCCAAAGCATAAAAAAACGTCCGTACTAACTTGTTATTGCTACAAAAGTAGCAATATTCTACCACATATTGCTGTATTTTTTATTTGCAATATCTATTATTGGGTTTCGCGGAGTTTTTTTGTGTGTTCAAAAATGGGTATAAAAAAAGTGGCACTTCGTAAGAAGTACCACTTTCTAAATTTGTTTTGCGGTCTGGACGGGACTCG
Above is a genomic segment from Sphingobacteriales bacterium containing:
- a CDS encoding L,D-transpeptidase family protein, with protein sequence MFFLGIVLWSTVLAAQPGFLASQLNHGRVATAKKEKDEWLREEFERRGWNYDQGPKNVYLRAFKEELILEVWVQYEHNQDYYKFCDYSICKSSGKLGPKSKRGDEQVPEGFYYINEFNPNSNFYLSLGINYPNTSDRQRSKSGNLGGDIYIHGDCFSIGCLAMTNEKIKEIYWLCAKARENGQTYIPVHIFPYKFDITTPFLYEHDKQDEELHRFWHVLEEAYSYFIYKRRPPFVHIDENGNYSFY